In a genomic window of Gossypium arboreum isolate Shixiya-1 chromosome 9, ASM2569848v2, whole genome shotgun sequence:
- the LOC108455820 gene encoding vesicle transport protein GOT1 isoform X2, protein MVYEITEQQKVGLGLIGFGISFTFLGVSLFFDRGLLALGNILWLAGVIILIGWYSTLQLFRKNYKGTACFILGLFFLFVRWPIVGIILEIYGCFVVFSGFWPSVSGFLCHIPVVGWVIQYPVMFLDRLRRG, encoded by the exons AGGTTGGCTTGGGTCTTATTGGCTTCGGTATCTCCTTCACATTTCTAGGTGTATCTCTCTTCTTTGACAGGGGTCTGCTTGCTTTAGGAAAT ATTTTGTGGTTAGCAGGGGTCATAATATTGATCGGTTGGTATTCTACTTTGCAGCTTTTCAGAAAAAACTACAAG GGTACTGCTTGTTTTATTCTGGGGCTCTTTTTCTTGTTCGTGCGTTGGCCAATAGTTGGTATAATCTTGGAAATATATGGTTGCTTTGTGGTTTTCAG TGGCTTTTGGCCTTCGGTCAGTGGGTTCCTCTGTCACATTCCGGTTGTTGGATGGGTTATACAGTATCCGGTCATG TTCCTTGATCGGTTGAGAAGGGGTTAG
- the LOC108455286 gene encoding galactolipase DONGLE, chloroplastic: MASKVFRPRLNLNHVTFQGNNNQAQSHSFGQVFLHKKTGVSSSRQSVVAAEAAAMAEETTAKTGNSALSHFWREVQGSNNWENLVEPLHPLLRKEIIRYGEFVAACYKAFDLDPTSKRYLHCKYGRSRMLNEVGMEDCGYTVTKYIYATPDVNIPMQNEASRGYWIGYVAVSSDESTVKRLGRRDLLIAFRGTVTNHEWVTNLMSSLTPARLDPNNPNPDVKVESGFLSLYTSDETKGKFGLESCREQLLSEVSRLLNKHKVENLSITLAGHSMGSALALLLAYDIAELGLNKTDHETVPITVFSFGGPRVGNPSFKQRCEELGVKVMRIVNVNDPITKLPGMFLNENFRVLGGRYELPWISCSCYAHVGVELVMDFFNVQNPSCVHDLETYISLLKCPTKTLHTQKEGFDNLLNRARELIFSARSLKSICL; this comes from the coding sequence ATGGCGTCAAAAGTTTTCAGACCAAGATTAAACCTGAACCATGTTACATTTCAAGGGAACAACAACCAAGCTCAATCACATTCATTTGGGCAAGTTTTTTTGCATAAAAAAACTGGGGTTTCTTCATCAAGACAATCAGTTGTTGCTGCAGAAGCAGCAGCAATGGCAGAGGAGACTACTGCTAAAACTGGTAATTCAGCCTTATCTCATTTCTGGAGAGAGGTTCAAGGTTCAAACAACTGGGAAAATCTAGTAGAACCATTGCACCCTCTCCTCAGAAAAGAGATTATTCGATATGGAGAGTTCGTTGCAGCATGTTACAAGGCCTTCGACCTCGATCCCACTTCCAAAAGATACTTGCATTGCAAGTATGGCAGAAGTAGGATGTTAAATGAAGTTGGCATGGAGGATTGTGGTTATACAGTAACTAAATATATCTACGCTACACCCGATGTCAACATCCCAATGCAAAACGAGGCTTCTCGTGGTTATTGGATCGGATATGTAGCCGTGTCATCGGATGAATCCACCGTTAAAAGGCTCGGGAGACGGGATTTGCTGATAGCATTCCGTGGAACGGTTACGAATCATGAATGGGTTACTAATTTAATGAGCTCACTAACGCCTGCACGCCTCGACCCCAACAATCCAAATCCAGATGTGAAAGTGGAGTCTGGGTTTTTGAGCTTGTATACATCTGATGAAACTAAGGGCAAATTCGGGCTCGAAAGTTGTCGAGAGCAGCTTTTATCTGAGGTTTCCAGGCTGTTAAACAAGCACAAAGTTGAGAATTTGAGCATTACATTGGCTGGTCATAGTATGGGGAGTGCTTTGGCTCTTCTTCTTGCTTATGATATAGCTGAGCTTGGTTTAAATAAAACTGATCATGAAACAGTACCAATTACTGTATTTTCCTTTGGGGGACCAAGAGTGGGGAACCCAAGTTTCAAGCAAAGGTGTGAGGAATTAGGGGTTAAAGTGATGAGAATAGTGAATGTAAATGACCCCATTACGAAGCTTCCAGGGATGTTTTTGAATGAGAATTTTAGGGTTTTGGGGGGGAGATATGAGTTGCCATGGATAAGTTGCTCTTGTTATGCTCATGTTGGGGTTGAGTTAGTGATGGATTTCTTCAATGTTCAAAACCCTTCATGTGTGCACGATCTTGAAACCTATATCAGCTTACTCAAATGCCCCACCAAAACATTGCACACTCAAAAGGAGGGTTTTGATAATTTGTTGAATAGGGCAAGGGAGCTAATCTTCAGTGCACGAAGTTTGAAATCAATTTGCCTTTGA